The Apodemus sylvaticus chromosome 5, mApoSyl1.1, whole genome shotgun sequence genome has a segment encoding these proteins:
- the Ppp6c gene encoding serine/threonine-protein phosphatase 6 catalytic subunit isoform X2 produces the protein MGDFVDRGYYSLETFTYLLALKAKWPDRITLLRGNHESRQITQVYGFYDECQTKYGNANAWRYCTKVFDMLTVAALIDEQILCVHGGLSPDIKTLDQIRTIERNQEIPHKGAFCDLVWSDPEDVDTWAISPRGAGWLFGAKVTNEFVHINNLKLICRAHQLVHEGYKFMFDEKLVTVWSAPNYCYRCGNIASIMVFKDVNTREPKLFRAVPDSERVIPPRTTTPYFL, from the exons ATG GGTGATTTTGTAGACAGAGGTTACTATAGTTTGGAGACCTTCACTTATCTTCTTGCACTAAAGGCTAAGTGGCCTGACCGTATTACACTTTTAAGAGGAAATCATGAGAGTAGACAGATAACACAGGTGTATGGATTTTATG ATGAGTGCCAAACCAAATATGGAAATGCTAATGCCTGGAGATACTGTACCAAAGTTTTTGACATGCTCACAGTAGCAGCT ttaaTAGATGAGCAGATTTTGTGTGTTCATGGCGGTTTATCTCCTGATATCAAAACACTGGATCAAATTCGAACTATTGAACGAAATCAGGAAATTCCTCACAAAGGAGCATTTTGTGACCTGGTGTGGTCAGATCCTGAAGATGTGGATACTTGGGCAATCAGTCCCAGAGGAGCAGGTTGGCTATTTGGAGCAAAAGTCACAAATGAG TTTGTTCATATCAACAACTTAAAGCTCATCTGCCGAGCTCATCAGCTTGTGCACGAAGGTTATAAGTTTATGTTTGACGAGAAGCTGGTCACAGTGTGGTCTGCTCCTAACTACTGCTATCGCTGTGGAAACATTGCTTCCATCATGGTCTTCAAAGATGTCAATACGAGAGAACCAAAGTTATTCCGAGCAGTTCCAGATTCAGAACGTGTTATTCCCCCCAGAACCACGACGCCGTACTTCCTCTGA